One window of Stenotrophomonas indicatrix genomic DNA carries:
- a CDS encoding DnaJ C-terminal domain-containing protein: MEFKDYYATLGVEPSAGDAEIKTAYRRLARKYHPDVSKEAGAEDKFKAINEAYEALRDPEKRAAYDQLRAQGYRPGEEFNVPPNYGGGGFNFEEVFGGGGGGPNGGFSDFFESLFARQRGGQGAGPGPGFSSHGHAPNRDTRAKLSVPLEAAYNGDSLRITVNGKQLDVRVPKGIRPGQVIRLAGQGNHGGNLLLEVEYAAHPQFEVDGRNILYTLPVTPWQAALGTSISVPTLGGAVELKIPADSDAGRKLRLRGRGLPGSPEGDQIVELEIVAPAATDEAQKKAYRNLAKAFGETI; this comes from the coding sequence ATGGAATTCAAGGATTATTACGCCACCCTGGGGGTGGAACCGAGCGCGGGCGACGCGGAAATCAAGACCGCCTATCGTCGGCTGGCACGAAAGTACCACCCGGACGTCAGCAAGGAGGCCGGGGCCGAAGACAAGTTCAAGGCCATCAACGAAGCCTACGAGGCGCTGCGCGATCCTGAGAAGCGCGCGGCCTATGATCAGCTGCGCGCGCAGGGCTATCGCCCGGGCGAGGAGTTCAACGTGCCGCCGAACTACGGCGGCGGCGGTTTCAATTTCGAGGAAGTATTCGGTGGTGGTGGCGGTGGCCCCAACGGTGGCTTCAGCGACTTCTTCGAGAGCCTGTTCGCGCGCCAGCGCGGCGGCCAGGGCGCAGGCCCCGGTCCGGGCTTCAGCAGCCACGGCCATGCACCCAACCGTGATACCCGGGCCAAGCTGTCGGTACCACTGGAGGCGGCCTACAACGGCGACAGCCTGCGCATCACCGTCAACGGCAAGCAGCTGGATGTGCGCGTGCCCAAGGGCATCCGCCCCGGGCAGGTGATCCGCCTGGCTGGGCAGGGCAATCACGGCGGCAACCTGCTGCTGGAAGTGGAGTACGCCGCGCATCCGCAGTTCGAGGTCGATGGCCGCAACATCCTGTACACGCTGCCGGTCACCCCGTGGCAGGCGGCGCTGGGCACCAGCATCAGCGTGCCGACCTTGGGCGGAGCGGTGGAACTGAAGATCCCGGCCGACTCCGATGCCGGTCGCAAGCTGCGCCTGCGTGGGCGTGGCCTGCCGGGCAGCCCGGAGGGCGATCAGATCGTCGAGCTGGAGATTGTCGCCCCGGCGGCGACCGACGAGGCGCAGAAGAAGGCCTATCGGAATCTGGCCAAGGCGTTTGGCGAAACGATCTGA
- the pilH gene encoding twitching motility response regulator PilH produces the protein MARILIVDDSPSQLLGIQRIVEKLGHQILTATDGAAGVETAKAELPDLVLMDVVMPNLNGFQATRTLARDEATRHIPVILVTTKDQDTDRMWGMRQGAKAYITKPFSEDELSEVLERVFAGQG, from the coding sequence ATGGCACGCATTCTGATCGTCGACGACTCACCGTCGCAGCTGTTGGGGATACAGCGCATCGTCGAGAAGCTCGGGCACCAGATCCTGACCGCCACCGATGGCGCGGCCGGGGTGGAGACCGCCAAGGCCGAGCTGCCCGACCTGGTACTGATGGACGTGGTGATGCCCAACCTCAATGGCTTCCAGGCCACCCGCACCCTGGCCCGTGATGAAGCGACCCGGCACATTCCGGTGATCCTGGTGACCACCAAGGACCAGGACACCGACCGTATGTGGGGCATGCGCCAGGGCGCCAAGGCCTACATCACCAAGCCGTTCTCGGAAGACGAACTGTCCGAAGTGCTGGAGCGGGTGTTCGCCGGCCAGGGCTGA